Proteins from one Shewanella pealeana ATCC 700345 genomic window:
- a CDS encoding tryptophan halogenase family protein: MDIKRIAIVGGGTAGWLAANHLGKALQENDQLSITLIESPDIPTIGVGEGTVPAIRQSLQSFGISETEFIRRCDVTFKQSIKFVNWLDKSQHGQDNFYHHLFDMPGSVLQDLTARWLANKNSCYAGSVSPQHEVCEAFRAPKNISDPEYVGKLGYAYHLNAAKFAKLLGENAKQRFRVEHLWANVQEVILGKDGEIVSLVTDSAGKLDFDFYIDCSGFASILIDKALKVPFLNKAEQLFVDKAVVVQVPTANDDVIPPFTISTAHQAGWIWDIALSNRRGIGLVYSSKYMDDETAISKLDTYLGGTLAEHQHRIIPMTVGYRERSWEKNCVALGLAQGFLEPLEATSILLTDFAAGFLAQRFPDTTSQLAAIQQRFNHVMGYAWERVVDFIKLHYCLSDREDSQFWIDNRDPETMSVELKNRLAQWQDFVPCREDFFSRFEVFDLENYLYVLYGMQHTPERRQRNLELGAESCALQHRLHTVAKQLTAELPQHRDLLEKIKRYGLQKV; encoded by the coding sequence ATGGATATTAAAAGAATAGCGATTGTTGGTGGTGGTACAGCGGGCTGGCTGGCGGCAAACCATCTTGGTAAAGCGCTGCAAGAAAATGATCAGTTATCAATTACGTTAATCGAATCTCCGGATATCCCAACCATTGGGGTCGGGGAGGGCACGGTACCCGCAATACGTCAGTCGCTGCAAAGCTTTGGCATTAGCGAGACCGAGTTTATTCGCCGCTGTGATGTCACCTTCAAACAATCGATAAAGTTCGTTAACTGGCTCGACAAGAGCCAGCATGGGCAAGATAACTTTTATCACCATCTGTTCGATATGCCTGGCTCAGTGCTGCAAGATTTAACTGCTCGCTGGTTAGCGAACAAAAATAGTTGTTACGCTGGTTCGGTATCGCCGCAGCATGAAGTCTGTGAAGCTTTTAGGGCACCAAAGAATATAAGCGATCCTGAATATGTGGGAAAGCTCGGTTATGCCTATCACCTCAACGCGGCTAAGTTTGCTAAATTGCTCGGTGAAAATGCTAAACAGCGATTTCGAGTTGAGCACCTTTGGGCTAATGTGCAGGAAGTTATTCTTGGGAAAGACGGTGAGATAGTATCTCTAGTCACAGATAGTGCAGGCAAGCTGGATTTCGATTTCTATATTGATTGTAGCGGCTTTGCTTCAATACTTATAGATAAGGCGCTTAAGGTTCCTTTTTTAAATAAGGCTGAGCAGTTGTTTGTCGACAAGGCAGTAGTCGTTCAAGTTCCCACTGCCAATGACGATGTTATCCCTCCCTTTACCATTTCTACCGCCCATCAGGCTGGTTGGATTTGGGATATAGCCTTAAGTAATCGCCGCGGTATTGGCTTGGTCTACTCTTCTAAATATATGGATGATGAGACCGCAATCAGCAAGCTAGATACCTATCTAGGCGGTACGCTTGCTGAGCATCAGCATAGAATCATTCCAATGACAGTCGGTTACCGTGAGCGGTCATGGGAGAAGAACTGTGTGGCATTGGGCTTGGCGCAAGGCTTTTTGGAGCCATTAGAGGCGACATCGATTCTTTTGACCGACTTTGCTGCCGGATTTTTAGCTCAACGCTTTCCAGATACTACTTCTCAGTTAGCCGCAATACAGCAGCGTTTTAATCACGTTATGGGTTATGCCTGGGAGCGAGTAGTAGACTTTATTAAGCTACATTATTGCCTGTCGGATCGTGAAGATTCACAATTTTGGATAGATAATCGTGATCCGGAAACTATGTCTGTAGAGCTCAAAAATCGGTTAGCACAGTGGCAAGATTTTGTGCCCTGTAGAGAAGACTTCTTTAGCAGGTTCGAGGTATTTGATTTAGAAAATTACCTCTATGTTCTGTACGGTATGCAGCATACCCCTGAGCGGAGGCAAAGGAACCTTGAGCTAGGGGCTGAATCCTGTGCTTTACAGCATAGACTGCATACTGTGGCTAAACAGCTTACAGCCGAGTTACCGCAGCATAGAGACTTGTTAGAGAAAATAAAGCGTTACGGTTTGCAGAAGGTATAG